In one Arachis duranensis cultivar V14167 chromosome 9, aradu.V14167.gnm2.J7QH, whole genome shotgun sequence genomic region, the following are encoded:
- the LOC107465328 gene encoding uncharacterized protein LOC107465328, with the protein MKIFVQAVDYILWKIILEGPQFPTSTSVEGVVSLKPEVAWTEDDRKKVELNAKAVNLLNCAISFEEYRRVLRCTTAKEIWDKLQIFHEGTTIVKKTRTYMLNREYEIFAMMEGESIDELFERFNIIIVSLDALGIMYPEFVLENGKVQRQRQQ; encoded by the exons atgaagatctttgtgCAAGCAGTAGACTACATACTATGGAAGATTATCCTGGAGGGTCCTCAATTTCCAACCTCCACAAGTGTAGAAGGAGTAGTTTCTCTCAAACCTGAAGTAGCCTGGACCGAAGATGATAGAAAGAAagtagagttaaatgccaaagcTGTGAATCTACTCAACTGTGCTATTAGCTTCGAGGAATACCGACGGGTATtacgatgcacaacggcaaaggaaatctgggacaaATTGCAAATCTttcatgaaggaaccaccattgtGAAGAAGACTCGAACATATATGTTGAATAGAGAGTATGAAATATTTGCAATGATGGAAGGTgaatccattgatgaactgtttgagagattcaacatcatcattgtTAGCTTAGATGCTCTGGGAATTATGTATCCTGAATTTGTGCTT GAAAATGGTAAAGTTCAAAGGCAAAGGCAGcagtga